Genomic DNA from Brienomyrus brachyistius isolate T26 chromosome 22, BBRACH_0.4, whole genome shotgun sequence:
AAAGACATCAAATaaaggtaataataataaaagtaacaatAAATAGCGATAAATAAGAGTATTAAACATAATACATTAAACAGTGACTGAATGAAAGTGTGCCTGCAGTACAACACGAAATCATCGACTGGTAAATTTCGTGCAGGTGGGTTAGGTGCTGATCAGTGTTAGTGGATGAATGAATCCATCTAGTACTTAGCATTCAGGTGTCACAGCGTTAGAAGTGTTAATCCCAATTTCTGGTTCTGAGTCAGAAATTGGAATATCATCTGCAAGACTTGCGGAGGCTGGAATGACTTTGATAATTATCGGGGTCTTCTGCACACACCTCTCTATGTAAATGTTATCTAGACTGCACCCAGTGATAATCtatagcagtggttctcaatatGGTCCTCGGGGACTTACAGCTGGTTCATGTTATTGTTCcgtctgagctccctgccagacagtacatatatttgctccctcccagctcacgggagctgggagggagcaaaaacctggattgtctgtgggtccccgaggaccagattgggtaACACTGGTCTCTGGTGGTACAGCTGCCATACCAGGCAGTAATGAAGCAAGTTAGGATGTTTTCAAAGGTGCACTGGTGGAAGATAGTGAGCATCGTAGTAGGCCACATCAAATTTCTTCAGCCTCCTGTGGAAGAAATTGTGCTGATGTATCTTTTTTGTCATAATGTTAGTATGTAGACTAGATGGGTCAGTCTGTGGTGTGCACACCAAGAAAACCATGATTCATTTTAACTAATTTATTTTTTAGAGTTTGTTCAGCTAAACGATTTGTTCACGATCCAGTACACTGATCTCATTCATGAACAAACTGAACAATGAATCACTCACTGAACAACTGAAGAAATTGGTGCAGTGACCAAAATCATTTCCTTCACTTCAAAGTTTTGTTCAAACAGAACAGATCATTCAAGAACGACACAACTGTATTTGCACAGAACTAAGGATGCAAGGGTAGAGCGGAATCAGAGATCATATTTAAAGTTAAGAGAGATAAGCACACATCTATTCTTGCTGCCAGACATTTTAAAAGCAGTACTACTAAAATCTGAGCCAGATGCTTTTGCGGCATGTctgatctgactgcaatgtttGAAATCCCAacaatgtgcaacaggttgGTTGCACCCCACCTTCTGTTGGGCATTTGTgaagttctgggggggggggagaatccCTGTGGTGTGGTCTCCCTGTTCTCCGGTTGCTTGTGGTTCTGCCTGCAGAGCCAAAAAGCTGACTTCCTTAACAGCTGAGCAGCATTTCAAAGCTCTTTCTGGCTAGCAGATTCCTCGGATTTCCCCTACCAGGCcaacccctgcattcctcagCCTTGGACCATGTGAACAAGGCACAGGCataggaggggggggcacattcATCTCACAGAGAATGCATAAATGATGGTGGCACTGAATTCCTCCACCTGAAATTGTAGTTAAACCACAATTTCCTGACACCCCCCACAGCTGTTCCTTCATTAATAACTGTGTTTTAAATGGCTAATGATCCTAATGACCTATAATTAGATTGAACCGCAATAATGAAACCATCTACAATTACACAGTTAAGGCTGCAACATGTCCATTGTAATTTATGATAAATAGATACTATGTACATCATTATAGttaatatgtaaatattttaaatattatagTAATTTTCCAAAACCTGTTCCTGGAATCATCATATAAATACATGTTATTCCCCTAAAGATATGACTATTTCCCAATATTTACTTTATTAGCAGCAGACCTTGAAATCTCCATAATTTCTGCCTGGTGTCTCTGTTTCCTGTAGAAGCAGTTCTGGAAAATGTTTTTATGAAATGAAGTAGCCGGATTGCTGTGGAATATATGTGCATGTTACACCCCCAATACCCACAGGAAGTGACAACACCAAAGAACAGTTGCATCAAACATTTATACACTTTGATAAATATGATGCAATATTTGCTTTTTCACCTTTTGGTAGTTACAGCTATGCAGTTACAAACTTGgcctttgggggggtggggctgcatTTTTCATATCAACACGTGAAGTTGTCAGACTGGGGTTGCTGTTGACACACTCCTCTGCTCTTCCTACAAGCCCCTGATCACACAACCCTTCTCCCAGTACGCCagttgaagagcaaatttccgaaTCTCTCTCAGTCCATGGGATACGTTTTGGAGAAGATTTTTGTGGATTTACTTAGATGTGGACATTGGATGAAAGTTCTCTATTCGATTACATGAAGACTGAGTGAATTTTGGTTCCTAATACTGTGATATATGGTAAGAAAGTCTGACTTTAGgtctcaaaaacaaacaaaaaaatggatggaGCGAGTTTTGGCAATTTGCTCTTCCATTGTCACATGCAGAACattcaaatatttattaatCTCAACGATTATAACACAGACCATTTAGTTTTAGGTCAGTCAAGTTTACTTTGTTCATTTAACCAAGTGATGTATGTCCCACCCTAaagtttagttttattttagtcAATAATTACCGGTGTGCCTGTATGCTATAAAGCATTTTGCAAGGACAAGAAAATAGCATTTGCTCCAGTATTCTCACTTGCACACACTCAtgtataaaatatatgaaagacACAGAGTTCATGAAAATGTTAACCAGTTCTAGTCAGCAGAGAAACTATCCTGAGGATAAATGCAGATCCAGCTTACTTTGGGTTGGTTTGGTTAAGCTGCTATCATTTGTTTAGGCAGAAACTGTCttcaaaatgatttatttaacatACGGTGTTGTGTAGATTGACATCCACCAAATACATTCGGATCTGATCTCTTCTCATTAGTAGCAGGTGGAAGGTACCCTTAGACTTTCTAGAGATTTCGCAAACATTAGATCCTGAAACTGAGGGATGGCATGGGGGCGCCAGGCCATTTGCACACTGTGAATGACAGATGTACctgagcagaggtggaaagttcaggtccagaaagtaaaactccagaccaagattttgtttcaacccaccagttgaggactctgtgactgtgatactcaattggttggttgaagcaaaaccttgttctggatttgtacttatcTGACCGGAATTGTCCCTCCAGACAGGAAGTCCAGAACATCCCTTCTTCACCAGTCTGCTGACATATACAGTACTAACCAAGACAGATGATATGAGACGTAAAGCGTCGTGGAAGTTACATGTGTAGCTCATCCTGCcatcaaacaaaacacaacaataGAATAGGAACACCTTTGctataaatacaataaataaaagaGAATGAATGAGTCCCTCATCTGCCACACCCAGTTCCATATTCAGGATTCAGGGGTGTGaggtggtgctggggggggcattGTACACTGTAGATGGAATGGGTCAGACTCTAACTCCTTAATTCTGTCATTCCTCCAACGGACCAGGTACAATACTGTgccaaagtcttaggcagtcaaaggagatatttaaagctatttatctgggtagcaagtatATATTTGCTTAGTACAAAAGACATTATCTAACATTCTAATATATAAAAGTTAAGAGTAACACATTAAAAACTCACTAGAATTCTCCAAaaggttactgatatcttgctggacagctagatgaacactgcttcggttcccaaacctctccttaggggcacctcagtcattccatgtatttgttaaatttcatcaccagctgaattaattaataaattaatttaaatcactgaatgagatattgattagacatatgaggtgtgctagtggtagactcaaaaaatacatgggtgtgtgggatggtcgctgcaaatactggggtgactttaggagagggtTAGCAGTGACTAAGTCGGACAGAGGTATCataatagttttacaccaacataaagatcatttaaacaccaTTTTCATTGACTCCCTAaaatttttgcacagtgctgtataagATACTCTGAGCACAGTCCCTCATCCCAAGGACTGTGATACTTTATTTAACAAAGTGGGCTGACTGGGGGAACTAGAGATGGGGGAGTGGAACAGGAGGTAAGGCTACATATTTAGGCTTGTAGCTCTTCCTAATTAAAAGCTATTAATTTGATATTTGCAGACCGCTAAGTCACCCAGTGATGCAGCCAAAGCTGTCACTGGACTTTCCTATAGGATGGTGGACCTGGAGTTCAGAACTTATGAGTCTGTGTCATGTGATGCATTTGCCCCCCActcaccccctcaccccccttGACGTTCATCCTCAGGCCGGTGCCTGAGAGATGAAGCGGATCCTCTGGGAATAGACCAAGTCGATCAAGTAGAAGATCAAGTTAACGTAGGTGAAGACGGCCACCACCACCCTGCTGTCCCACTGGCATTTTCCTCGTAGGCATTCCGGGGGCCGCCTGGGGTACCCGTACCTCAGGTCGAAGCAGAAGATGGGCCAGATCACGGCAACACTAATGTAGAGCAGCACGGCGAAGAAGGTGTAGATGATCACAAAGCGGTCGAAGGAAAATCGCACCCATGAGGTTTTCCCGGAGACGGTcaggaccaccaccaccaccgtcACGGAGAAACACAGGCTGTAGATTGCCACGCAATATTGGGTGGCAACATAGCGGTTAAACCCGCCATCATTGGCCAGGGCCCCGAAGATGATGCAGGCCACGAAACCTTGGGCGACCTTGAGCAGGCCAGACACGGTGGACATGTATCCCACCACATGGCCCGGCTTGGCTCGAGTGAGCAGGACCTCGGCGGCATAGGCGAAGGAGCAGATACTGGAGCAGACGGTGACAGCGATCCGATAGTTGCGCTCCTCACAGCGGAGTTCAGTACAGACAGCCTGCAGGAAGTACACGGGGTAGATCACGGAGGCGGTGATGTACATGAGTGTGGCCAGCATGGCGAAGGCCACCGTGAAGTTGTCCCAGGAGATGGGCATGCAGCCATGCAGCCGCGTGACATCCATCGTGAAGATCACCAGGGATACAGCGAAGCAGAAGCACCACACGAACATGCAGAACGTCCCGTAGCTGGCGCTGAATCCTGCCTGGTGTGCTACCAGACTCATGGTGGTGCATCCCAGGCCGATCTGGATCATCCGCGCGATGCCCAGCGGCGACAGCACTGCCGATTTGTTCAGGTACTGTTCTCCTTGGGAATCCATGACCAGGAATCTCTCACTGCTACGGCGGCTCTACCCCCTCCCTTGGCAAATCCTGGGCTTATTCTCCCAAACGGGTATCACAGGACCCCtcccagaaccccacctgctcTTTATATAGACGGGTCTAATTACAAATCCAAGCCACGACTCCCTGGTGCGTTTCTTTGTAATTAAGACAGTATGTCTGAGGCTCGAATTACAGATGCTGTTTCTCCTGCGGAATCCAGCAAACGGCGCGGTACGTCAGTGTTCCTACGTGCCTGTGCTTAAGCACGCCAGAAAAGATTGATTTCAAGGCCCATTCCGAGTTCCTGTGCCAGACATGACACGTCACTAGAGAATCAGCGGATGAAATATTACCTGGGTAAACAATATCTTTCTTACCACTTACTACAATCTAACCTAATCATATATatctaacctgtatatatatatatatatatattcacagaTATTTAATATAGGGAGATCTATTCATGTAAAATACAATACATGCTCTATTTTTAAAGGCAATGACATGTTCTTGTTTTGCATAAAGTACCTTTAAGATCCTGCAGTGCAGTGCTGATCCAGGAATGGGGTCGTCGCACTGTATCGCTGTGGACGGTGCTGGGTGGACGAAGGCCACTAGAACACACAAGCTGGCCAATCCTGTCGATGGTGCAGTGCTATGCCTGAGGTTCTAGCCCGAAGAAACCAGAATCACGCTGTGGCAGTGTCCGTATTGTCCTGGTTGCAGTACTTGGGCGATCCaggagctctctctctctccttctctctctctctctctctctctctctctctctctctctcgctctctcccgTCTCTTTCTCCGTCCTTTTCCTGCCTGATCCGTGCTCTTCTCCGTGGCTGTGTGACTTTCGCAGTCTGTCAGGGAATGTTATTTACGCGACCGGCAGCATGCCGAGCTCAGGGCCACCAGAGCACTATAAATAGGAGGGTCTCGTGTGCCGCAGTGGAGCGGGGATGGGAGGTGCCGTCTCAGAGCAGAGCCTGGGCGTGGGGGAGGCACGTTTCtgggggagctgggggggatCCTGCTCGCCttgctgctgtttttctggGAGTAATGAGAGGGGAGAGGAGCAGAAAAGGGGCAGATTTTGGTCAGagttgggaaaaaaaatgacaggCTGTGCTTTTGGGTAATTACATATTAGGGGCTGTGACTTTTAGACCAGGGCGGGGCGGAGGTCCGGGACTAACAGAGtgctcagtgtttcccaaaacaGGACTCTgagctttcattttttttttttttttttttttaccatcgcTTACAAACGTCACTTTTGCAATTTTGCATGCTAATTGTATGTTGTGTAAC
This window encodes:
- the LOC125717867 gene encoding myeloid-associated differentiation marker-like protein 2, with the protein product MDSQGEQYLNKSAVLSPLGIARMIQIGLGCTTMSLVAHQAGFSASYGTFCMFVWCFCFAVSLVIFTMDVTRLHGCMPISWDNFTVAFAMLATLMYITASVIYPVYFLQAVCTELRCEERNYRIAVTVCSSICSFAYAAEVLLTRAKPGHVVGYMSTVSGLLKVAQGFVACIIFGALANDGGFNRYVATQYCVAIYSLCFSVTVVVVVLTVSGKTSWVRFSFDRFVIIYTFFAVLLYISVAVIWPIFCFDLRYGYPRRPPECLRGKCQWDSRVVVAVFTYVNLIFYLIDLVYSQRIRFISQAPA